A region of Brevundimonas sp. NIBR10 DNA encodes the following proteins:
- a CDS encoding family 1 glycosylhydrolase, with product MSLKPSPSPSRRSILTAGTLAAALATQSHAAPAPPRRVGGEGAAPFLWGAAIAGHQVEGNNVASDIWLLEQVRPTLFREPSGDACDSFERWREDLQIVRSLDLNAYRFSVEWSRIEPAEGQVSRAALDHYRRIVLACREAGLAPVVTLSHFTSPRWFAAKGGWFHPDAPATFARHAERVIRHLGEGVSHVVTFNEPNLQLLGEWGRTPDPVVRQTMADMLAAAARASGSDRFSLMNTGDAAAMVAPVLEAHRLARQAIKGIRPDLPVGMTIALPDDQAVGPDSRLEDKRATVYAPFFAQARHDDFLGVQTYSRSLIGSDGPLPVPEGADRTQMGDELYPQAIGGSIRYAHAQTGRPILVTENGLATEDDALRARFIPAATAAVIAARDEGVPVIGYLHWSLLDNFEWFAGYGPKFGLVSVDRTTFERTVKPSARVLAGIARRDLSR from the coding sequence ATGAGCCTCAAGCCTTCCCCGAGCCCGAGCCGGCGCTCCATCCTGACGGCCGGGACACTCGCCGCCGCCCTCGCCACCCAGTCCCATGCCGCGCCAGCCCCACCGCGCCGCGTCGGCGGCGAGGGGGCGGCGCCTTTTCTCTGGGGCGCGGCCATCGCCGGCCATCAGGTCGAGGGGAACAATGTCGCCAGCGACATCTGGCTGCTGGAACAGGTCAGGCCGACCCTGTTCAGGGAACCGTCGGGCGACGCCTGCGACAGCTTCGAACGCTGGCGAGAAGACCTTCAGATCGTCCGCTCGCTGGATCTGAACGCCTACCGGTTCTCGGTCGAATGGTCGCGGATCGAACCGGCCGAGGGTCAGGTCTCGCGGGCGGCCCTCGACCATTATCGCCGGATCGTTCTCGCCTGCCGCGAGGCGGGCCTGGCGCCCGTCGTCACCCTCAGCCACTTCACCTCCCCGCGCTGGTTCGCCGCCAAGGGGGGCTGGTTCCATCCGGACGCGCCGGCGACCTTCGCACGCCACGCCGAGCGCGTGATCCGCCACCTCGGCGAAGGCGTCAGCCATGTGGTGACCTTCAACGAACCCAATCTCCAGCTTCTGGGCGAATGGGGCCGCACGCCCGATCCCGTCGTCCGCCAGACCATGGCGGACATGCTGGCCGCGGCGGCCCGGGCCAGCGGTTCGGACCGCTTTTCCCTGATGAACACGGGCGATGCGGCGGCCATGGTCGCCCCCGTGCTGGAGGCGCACCGCCTCGCCCGTCAGGCGATCAAGGGGATCCGTCCGGACCTGCCGGTGGGCATGACGATCGCCCTTCCCGACGATCAGGCCGTGGGTCCCGACAGCCGCCTGGAGGACAAGCGGGCGACTGTCTACGCCCCCTTCTTCGCCCAAGCCCGCCACGACGACTTCCTCGGCGTCCAGACCTACAGCCGCAGCCTCATTGGATCCGACGGCCCGCTGCCGGTTCCCGAAGGCGCGGACCGGACCCAGATGGGCGACGAGCTCTACCCGCAGGCCATCGGCGGTTCGATCCGCTACGCCCACGCCCAGACCGGACGCCCCATCCTCGTGACCGAGAACGGACTGGCGACCGAGGACGACGCGCTCAGGGCGCGGTTCATCCCCGCGGCGACGGCGGCCGTCATCGCCGCGCGTGACGAAGGCGTGCCGGTGATCGGCTATCTGCATTGGTCGCTGCTGGACAATTTTGAATGGTTCGCCGGCTATGGGCCGAAGTTCGGCCTGGTGTCGGTGGACCGGACCACGTTCGAACGCACGGTCAAACCCAGCGCCCGGGTTCTCGCCGGGATCGCCCGGCGGGACCTCTCGCGATGA
- a CDS encoding alpha/beta hydrolase fold domain-containing protein — MPTRFLSAALAAALVTATSPVLAQSQAPDAVTGTELSTAHLPAIVMPYSNFASPEARALAGRLMHEPPFVFGDDVARARAHYGRYNDDRLAEVRALYATRDERQTLGGVPVDVVLPTQGVSERNADRVLINVHGGAWMWGSGSGALVEAIPIAAVGRIKVVAIDYRLAPEHRYPAASEDVAAVYRELLKTYRPENIGLYGCSAGGVVVAQATAWFQTHNLPVPGAIGTFCGTGSGYGGDSVFLGQATTGGTAPPPAAAERIGIPNPYMEGVPLDNPEAYPATDDAVIARFPPTLLLAGGRDFAASTLTTMHRRLAAVGVKSDLYLFDGLWHAFFVWPDLPESKEAYGLIARFFDLNLGAARPASVSGS, encoded by the coding sequence ATGCCGACCCGTTTCCTGTCCGCCGCCCTAGCGGCCGCTCTCGTCACGGCGACGTCGCCGGTCCTGGCCCAGTCGCAGGCTCCGGACGCCGTGACGGGCACTGAGCTTTCGACGGCGCACCTGCCGGCGATCGTCATGCCCTACTCCAACTTCGCCAGCCCTGAGGCCCGCGCCCTGGCGGGTCGGCTGATGCACGAACCGCCCTTCGTCTTCGGCGACGACGTCGCCAGGGCCCGCGCCCACTATGGTCGCTACAACGACGACCGCCTCGCGGAGGTGAGAGCCCTTTATGCGACCCGGGACGAGCGACAAACGTTGGGCGGCGTGCCGGTCGACGTCGTGCTGCCAACGCAAGGCGTCTCGGAGCGGAACGCGGATCGCGTGCTGATCAATGTCCATGGCGGCGCCTGGATGTGGGGGTCCGGCAGCGGCGCCCTTGTGGAAGCCATACCCATCGCCGCAGTCGGCCGGATCAAGGTCGTGGCCATCGATTACCGGCTCGCGCCCGAGCATCGATATCCTGCGGCGTCCGAAGATGTCGCAGCCGTCTATCGCGAACTCCTGAAGACCTACCGGCCCGAGAACATCGGCCTCTACGGCTGTTCGGCGGGCGGGGTGGTGGTGGCTCAGGCCACAGCCTGGTTTCAGACCCACAACCTGCCCGTTCCGGGCGCCATCGGCACCTTCTGCGGCACCGGCTCGGGCTATGGCGGCGACAGCGTCTTCCTCGGCCAGGCCACGACGGGCGGTACGGCTCCGCCGCCCGCCGCTGCTGAACGTATCGGCATCCCCAACCCATACATGGAGGGCGTGCCGCTTGATAACCCGGAGGCCTATCCGGCGACTGACGACGCCGTCATCGCTCGATTTCCGCCCACCCTGCTGCTGGCCGGCGGCCGCGACTTCGCTGCCTCCACACTGACGACCATGCACCGTCGCCTTGCCGCGGTCGGGGTGAAGTCCGACCTCTACCTGTTCGACGGCCTGTGGCACGCCTTCTTCGTCTGGCCAGACCTGCCGGAATCGAAGGAGGCCTATGGTCTGATCGCCCGGTTCTTTGACCTAAACCTCGGTGCGGCGCGACCGGCGTCCGTTTCCGGATCCTGA
- a CDS encoding long-chain-fatty-acid--CoA ligase, protein MTLRFADPAPDAYAYPLLIRHLLQSALDARSGREIVGSDGRRHDYVALAHRIGRLAAVLSAHGVDQGDVVAVLDWDSHRYLEAYFAIPMMGAVLQTVNVRLSRDQIAYTLKDTRPRAVIVHSDFIEDLLALRPALGPDCAIITCHDGHPVSIDDAAGDYERLLAAGTATFDFVDFDENALATTFHTTGTTGQPKAVTFSHRQLVLHTLAVGFAMGQQPYEQGLWRESVYMPVTPMFHVHAWGLPYVATLLGLKQVYPGRYFPARLLALKREERVTYSHCVPTILQMMLDEAGPDAQLGPWTIIIGGSALPETLLRAAAARGITAVAGYGMSETGPVLTLSRHEYDDSRQAESVRRWAGRPLPLVQIRLHDEMGQEVSGGANSQGEIVVRAPWLTQSYPNSAEAGATLWEGGWLHTQDVASREPQGDIVIRDRLKDVIKTGGEWVSSAEIEDLALRDPDIAEAAVVGAPDPRWGERPVLFAVACSGRTPVLKTLKDRMSPLVAAGQLSRWAAPDRLILVEALPRTSVGKIDKKQLRLLLGEDVLDSRSPS, encoded by the coding sequence ATGACGCTTCGCTTCGCGGATCCGGCGCCGGACGCCTATGCCTATCCCCTGCTGATCCGGCATCTGCTGCAAAGCGCCCTGGATGCACGCAGCGGGCGGGAGATCGTGGGATCCGATGGTCGGCGTCACGACTACGTGGCGCTGGCGCACCGCATCGGGCGGCTGGCCGCCGTGCTTTCCGCCCACGGGGTGGATCAGGGCGATGTCGTCGCGGTCCTGGACTGGGACAGCCATCGCTACCTGGAAGCCTATTTCGCGATCCCGATGATGGGAGCGGTGTTGCAGACCGTGAACGTCAGACTGTCGCGGGACCAGATCGCCTACACCCTCAAGGACACCCGGCCGCGCGCAGTGATCGTGCACTCCGACTTCATCGAGGACCTCCTGGCCCTGCGTCCCGCCCTTGGCCCGGACTGCGCGATCATCACCTGCCATGACGGTCACCCCGTCTCGATCGATGATGCCGCTGGGGATTATGAGCGGCTTTTGGCCGCCGGAACCGCGACCTTCGACTTCGTCGATTTCGACGAGAACGCCCTGGCGACGACCTTCCACACCACGGGCACCACGGGCCAGCCCAAGGCTGTGACTTTCAGCCACCGTCAGCTCGTGCTCCACACCCTGGCCGTTGGTTTCGCCATGGGGCAGCAGCCCTATGAACAGGGCCTGTGGCGGGAGTCGGTCTATATGCCCGTCACTCCGATGTTCCATGTCCACGCCTGGGGTCTGCCCTATGTGGCGACCCTGCTGGGGCTGAAACAGGTCTATCCGGGACGTTACTTTCCAGCGCGGCTCCTGGCGCTCAAGCGCGAGGAACGGGTCACCTATTCCCATTGCGTGCCGACCATCCTGCAGATGATGCTGGACGAAGCGGGGCCAGACGCGCAACTCGGCCCCTGGACGATCATCATCGGCGGATCGGCCCTGCCGGAAACCCTGCTGCGCGCCGCCGCCGCCCGAGGCATCACCGCCGTAGCCGGATATGGCATGTCCGAAACCGGACCTGTCCTGACCCTGTCGCGCCATGAGTATGACGACAGCCGGCAGGCGGAGAGCGTCCGCCGATGGGCTGGTCGACCGCTTCCCCTAGTGCAGATACGGCTCCACGACGAAATGGGCCAAGAGGTCTCCGGCGGCGCCAACAGCCAGGGCGAAATCGTCGTCCGCGCGCCTTGGCTGACCCAGTCCTACCCGAACAGCGCAGAGGCCGGGGCGACACTCTGGGAGGGCGGGTGGCTCCACACCCAGGACGTCGCGAGCCGCGAACCGCAAGGCGACATCGTTATCCGCGACCGACTGAAGGACGTGATCAAAACCGGCGGCGAATGGGTCTCGTCCGCCGAGATCGAGGATCTGGCCTTACGGGATCCGGATATTGCCGAAGCCGCCGTTGTGGGCGCCCCCGACCCGCGTTGGGGAGAACGGCCCGTGCTATTCGCCGTCGCCTGTTCCGGCAGAACGCCCGTGTTGAAAACCCTGAAAGACCGGATGTCGCCCCTGGTGGCCGCCGGCCAGCTCAGCCGCTGGGCCGCGCCCGACCGACTGATCCTGGTCGAAGCCCTGCCGCGGACCAGCGTCGGCAAGATCGACAAGAAGCAGCTGCGTCTTCTTCTCGGAGAGGACGTTCTCGACAGCCGGAGCCCCTCATGA